Proteins from a genomic interval of Rosa chinensis cultivar Old Blush chromosome 2, RchiOBHm-V2, whole genome shotgun sequence:
- the LOC112187848 gene encoding phosphatidylglycerophosphate phosphatase 1, chloroplastic/mitochondrial isoform X1, protein MQSTSSPPLPKCPYALPNPSHHFFHHPHHPSKNPNTLSLPQKPQTHFTAHCALSISHTNSCSRDHPVNQNHKRSHRSTDSDSDSDSDPYHYDALFLQFNSPGDTDTSTSNDEGPESPFEDQSEVHRGVSSNMWWADLKAALGQRLNFGAIVFSARVLVKDQHLALPHVSVPDIRHIDWVELHRRGFKGVVFDKDNTLTVPYSLTLWGPLGSSLEQCKSVFGPDIAVFSNSAGLNEYDHDGSKARELEGAIGIKVIRHMGYAVGLKKPAGTAEEIEKHFGCQSSHLIMVGDRPLTDIVYGNQNGFLTILTGPLSLAEEPFIVRQVRKLETALVNSWSRKGLKPMSHRLLPDGMQCVKHPPPL, encoded by the exons ATGCAGTCAACCTCATCACCTCCGCTGCCCAAATGCCCTTACGCTCTCCCCAACCCTTCTCATCACTTCTTCCACCACCCCCACCACCCTtccaaaaaccctaacaccctCTCCCTTCCCCAAAAGCCCCAAACCCACTTCACCGCCCACTGTGCCCTTTCCATATCCCACACCAACAGTTGCAGCAGAGACCACCCAGTAAACCAGAACCACAAACGCAGCCACCGGAGCACCGATTCCGATTCCGATTCCGATTCCGACCCATATCACTACGACGCACTCTTCCTCCAATTCAACTCCCCCGGCGACACCGACACCAGCACCAGCAACGACGAAGGCCCGGAAAGCCCATTTGAAGATCAAAGCGAAGTTCACAGGGGAGTTTCGTCGAACATGTGGTGGGCAGACTTGAAAGCCGCATTGGGGCAGAGACTGAACTTTGGGGCCATAGTGTTTTCGGCTAGGGTGCTCGTCAAAGACCAGCACTTGGCTCTGCCTCACGTTTCGGTGCCTGATATAAGGCACATTGATTGGGTTGAGCTTCACAGGAGGGGTTTCAAGGGCGTTGTGTTTGATAAGGACAACACTCTCACTGTGCCTTACTCTTTGACGCTTTGGGGTCCTCTTGGGTCGTCATTGGAGCAATGTAAATCAGTTTTCGGGCCAGATATTGCGGTCTTCAGTAACTCCGCTG GGCTGAATGAATATGACCATGATGGTTCGAAAGCTAGGGAGCTTGAAGGGGCTATCGGAATTAAAGTCATAAGGCATA TGGGTTATGCTGTAGGATTGAAGAAACCAGCTGGGACAGCTGAAGAGATCGAGAAGCATTTTGGTTGTCAGTCGTCGCATCTTATTATG gTGGGTGATCGACCCTTGACTGATATTGTCTATGGGAATCAAAATGGCTTTCTAACTATCTTAACTGGACCTTTGAGTCTTGCTGAGGAGCCATTCATTGTTAGGCAG GTGAGGAAACTAGAAACAGCCCTTGTGAATAGTTGGTCTAGGAAGGGGTTAAAACCCATGAGTCATAGGTTGTTGCCAGATGGCATGCAGTGTGTGAAACATCCACCACCTCTGTAA
- the LOC112187848 gene encoding phosphatidylglycerophosphate phosphatase 1, chloroplastic/mitochondrial isoform X2, with the protein MQSTSSPPLPKCPYALPNPSHHFFHHPHHPSKNPNTLSLPQKPQTHFTAHCALSISHTNSCSRDHPVNQNHKRSHRSTDSDSDSDSDPYHYDALFLQFNSPGDTDTSTSNDEGPESPFEDQSEVHRGVSSNMWWADLKAALGQRLNFGAIVFSARVLVKDQHLALPHVSVPDIRHIDWVELHRRGFKGVVFDKDNTLTVPYSLTLWGPLGSSLEQCKSVFGPDIAVFSNSAGLNEYDHDGSKARELEGAIGIKVIRHRLKKPAGTAEEIEKHFGCQSSHLIMVGDRPLTDIVYGNQNGFLTILTGPLSLAEEPFIVRQVRKLETALVNSWSRKGLKPMSHRLLPDGMQCVKHPPPL; encoded by the exons ATGCAGTCAACCTCATCACCTCCGCTGCCCAAATGCCCTTACGCTCTCCCCAACCCTTCTCATCACTTCTTCCACCACCCCCACCACCCTtccaaaaaccctaacaccctCTCCCTTCCCCAAAAGCCCCAAACCCACTTCACCGCCCACTGTGCCCTTTCCATATCCCACACCAACAGTTGCAGCAGAGACCACCCAGTAAACCAGAACCACAAACGCAGCCACCGGAGCACCGATTCCGATTCCGATTCCGATTCCGACCCATATCACTACGACGCACTCTTCCTCCAATTCAACTCCCCCGGCGACACCGACACCAGCACCAGCAACGACGAAGGCCCGGAAAGCCCATTTGAAGATCAAAGCGAAGTTCACAGGGGAGTTTCGTCGAACATGTGGTGGGCAGACTTGAAAGCCGCATTGGGGCAGAGACTGAACTTTGGGGCCATAGTGTTTTCGGCTAGGGTGCTCGTCAAAGACCAGCACTTGGCTCTGCCTCACGTTTCGGTGCCTGATATAAGGCACATTGATTGGGTTGAGCTTCACAGGAGGGGTTTCAAGGGCGTTGTGTTTGATAAGGACAACACTCTCACTGTGCCTTACTCTTTGACGCTTTGGGGTCCTCTTGGGTCGTCATTGGAGCAATGTAAATCAGTTTTCGGGCCAGATATTGCGGTCTTCAGTAACTCCGCTG GGCTGAATGAATATGACCATGATGGTTCGAAAGCTAGGGAGCTTGAAGGGGCTATCGGAATTAAAGTCATAAGGCATA GATTGAAGAAACCAGCTGGGACAGCTGAAGAGATCGAGAAGCATTTTGGTTGTCAGTCGTCGCATCTTATTATG gTGGGTGATCGACCCTTGACTGATATTGTCTATGGGAATCAAAATGGCTTTCTAACTATCTTAACTGGACCTTTGAGTCTTGCTGAGGAGCCATTCATTGTTAGGCAG GTGAGGAAACTAGAAACAGCCCTTGTGAATAGTTGGTCTAGGAAGGGGTTAAAACCCATGAGTCATAGGTTGTTGCCAGATGGCATGCAGTGTGTGAAACATCCACCACCTCTGTAA
- the LOC112187848 gene encoding phosphatidylglycerophosphate phosphatase 1, chloroplastic/mitochondrial isoform X3 — protein sequence MQSTSSPPLPKCPYALPNPSHHFFHHPHHPSKNPNTLSLPQKPQTHFTAHCALSISHTNSCSRDHPVNQNHKRSHRSTDSDSDSDSDPYHYDALFLQFNSPGDTDTSTSNDEGPESPFEDQSEVHRGVSSNMWWADLKAALGQRLNFGAIVFSARVLVKDQHLALPHVSVPDIRHIDWVELHRRGFKGVVFDKDNTLTVPYSLTLWGPLGSSLEQCKSVFGPDIAVFSNSAGLNEYDHDGSKARELEGAIGIKVIRHMGYAVGLKKPAGTAEEIEKHFGCQSSHLIMVGDRPLTDIVYGNQNGFLTILTGPLSLAEEPFIVRQLKFQICSISL from the exons ATGCAGTCAACCTCATCACCTCCGCTGCCCAAATGCCCTTACGCTCTCCCCAACCCTTCTCATCACTTCTTCCACCACCCCCACCACCCTtccaaaaaccctaacaccctCTCCCTTCCCCAAAAGCCCCAAACCCACTTCACCGCCCACTGTGCCCTTTCCATATCCCACACCAACAGTTGCAGCAGAGACCACCCAGTAAACCAGAACCACAAACGCAGCCACCGGAGCACCGATTCCGATTCCGATTCCGATTCCGACCCATATCACTACGACGCACTCTTCCTCCAATTCAACTCCCCCGGCGACACCGACACCAGCACCAGCAACGACGAAGGCCCGGAAAGCCCATTTGAAGATCAAAGCGAAGTTCACAGGGGAGTTTCGTCGAACATGTGGTGGGCAGACTTGAAAGCCGCATTGGGGCAGAGACTGAACTTTGGGGCCATAGTGTTTTCGGCTAGGGTGCTCGTCAAAGACCAGCACTTGGCTCTGCCTCACGTTTCGGTGCCTGATATAAGGCACATTGATTGGGTTGAGCTTCACAGGAGGGGTTTCAAGGGCGTTGTGTTTGATAAGGACAACACTCTCACTGTGCCTTACTCTTTGACGCTTTGGGGTCCTCTTGGGTCGTCATTGGAGCAATGTAAATCAGTTTTCGGGCCAGATATTGCGGTCTTCAGTAACTCCGCTG GGCTGAATGAATATGACCATGATGGTTCGAAAGCTAGGGAGCTTGAAGGGGCTATCGGAATTAAAGTCATAAGGCATA TGGGTTATGCTGTAGGATTGAAGAAACCAGCTGGGACAGCTGAAGAGATCGAGAAGCATTTTGGTTGTCAGTCGTCGCATCTTATTATG gTGGGTGATCGACCCTTGACTGATATTGTCTATGGGAATCAAAATGGCTTTCTAACTATCTTAACTGGACCTTTGAGTCTTGCTGAGGAGCCATTCATTGTTAGGCAG TTAAAGTTCCAGATTTGCTCTATTTCTCTCTAA
- the LOC112187849 gene encoding xyloglucan endotransglucosylase/hydrolase 2: MSSCNISRMLLLSLFITSLLAITASAGNFFQDFDITFGDQRAKILEGGQFLTLNLDKYSGSGFKSKNEYLFGRIDMQIKLVPGNSAGTVTTYYLSSEGPTHDEIDFEFLGNSSGDPYTLHTNVFSQGKGDREQQFHLWFDPTTAFHTYSFVWNSQRIIFFVDNIPIRVFNNLESFGVPFPKNQPMRIYSSLWNADDWATQGGRVKTDWTQAPFTASYRNFKANACVAGSSSSSCGVATVASTDKTQQSAWQTQTLDAAGRNRLRWVQQKFMVYNYCSDLKRFPQGLPVECKRSRF; the protein is encoded by the exons ATGTCTTCTTGTAACATCTCCAGGATGctgcttctttctttattcATCACCTCTCTTCTAGCCATCACTGCCTCAGCTGGTAATTTTTTTCAAGACTTTGACATTACATTTGGCGATCAACGCGCTAAGATACTCGAAGGAGGACAGTTTCTCACTCTCAACCTCGACAAGTATTCTGGGTCTGGTTTCAAATCCAAGAACGAGTACTTATTCGGAAGGATCGACATGCAAATCAAGCTCGTGCCTGGTAACTCGGCTGGCACTGTCACTACATACTAT TTATCCTCTGAAGGTCCAACTCATGATGAAATCGACTTCGAGTTTTTGGGCAACTCATCTGGAGATCCCTACACTCTCCACACCAATGTGTTCAGTCAGGGCAAAGGGGACAGAGAACAACAATTCCATCTTTGGTTTGATCCCACAACGGCCTTCCACACCTACTCATTTGTCTGGAACTCCCAACGCATTAT ATTCTTTGTCGACAACATTCCAATCCGAGTGTTCAACAACTTGGAATCATTTGGTGTTCCATTCCCTAAAAACCAGCCAATGAGGATTTACTCGAGTCTGTGGAATGCCGACGACTGGGCTACACAAGGCGGGCGTGTGAAGACTGACTGGACGCAAGCTCCTTTCACTGCTTCGTACCGAAACTTCAAGGCCAATGCTTGTGTTGCTggatcctcctcctcctcctgcggTGTCGCCACCGTTGCATCGACTGATAAGACACAGCAGAGTGCATGGCAGACTCAAACGCTTGATGCTGCAGGGCGAAATAGGCTTCGATGGGTGCAACAAAAGTTCATGGTGTACAACTACTGCTCTGACCTCAAAAGATTCCCCCAAGGCCTTCCGGTCGAATGCAAGCGATCAAGGTTCTAA
- the LOC112188563 gene encoding xyloglucan endotransglucosylase/hydrolase 2: protein MSSSKVSMVLLLSLFIASILAMTALAGNFFQDFDITFGDQRVKILEGGKFLTLNLDQYSGSGFKSKNEYLFGRIDMQIKLVPGNSAGTVTTYYLSSEGPTHDEIDFEFLGNSSGDPYTLHTNVFSQGKGDREQQFHLWFDPTKAFHTYSFVWNSKRIIFFVDNIPIRVFNNLESFGVPFPKNQPMRIYSSLWNADDWATQGGRVKTDWTQAPFTASYRNFKANACAAGSSSSCIVSTTASTNSLTDQQSAWQTQTLDAAGRNRLRWVQHKFMVYNYCSDLKRFPQGVPAECKQSRF from the exons ATGTCTTCTTCTAAGGTTTCCATGgtgcttcttctttctttgttcaTAGCTTCTATTCTAGCCATGACTGCCTTAGCTGGCAATTTCTTTCAAGATTTTGACATCACTTTTGGAGATCAACGCGTTAAAATACTCGAAGGAGGAAAGTTTCTCACGCTCAACCTCGACCAGTATTCTGGCTCTGGTTTCAAATCCAAGAACGAGTACTTATTCGGAAGGATCGACATGCAAATCAAACTTGTGCCTGGAAACTCAGCTGGCACTGTCACTACATACTAT TTATCTTCTGAAGGTCCAACTCATGATGAAATCGACTTCGAGTTTTTGGGCAACTCATCTGGAGATCCCTACACTCTCCACACCAATGTATTCAGTCAGGGAAAAGGGGACAGAGAACAACAATTCCATCTTTGGTTTGATCCCACAAAGGCCTTCCACACCTATTCATTTGTCTGGAACTCCAAACGCATTAT ATTCTTTGTCGACAACATTCCAATCCGAGTGTTCAACAACTTGGAATCATTTGGTGTTCCATTCCCCAAAAaccaaccaatgaggatttacTCGAGTCTATGGAATGCCGATGACTGGGCTACGCAAGGCGGGCGTGTGAAGACTGACTGGACTCAGGCACCTTTCACTGCTTCTTACAGAAATTTCAAGGCCAATGCTTGTGCTGCTGGCTCATCATCCTCTTGCATTGTCTCCACCACTGCATCAACTAATTCCCTAACAGATCAACAGAGTGCATGGCAGACTCAAACGCTTGATGCTGCAGGCCGAAACAGGCTTCGATGGGTGCAACACAAGTTCATGGTGTACAACTACTGCTCTGACCTCAAACGATTCCCTCAAGGCGTACCAGCCGAGTGCAAGCAATCAAGGTTCTAG
- the LOC112184856 gene encoding uncharacterized protein LOC112184856, with the protein MDREWVFLDRDCDEYEQGRDAFINYSLQYSSFPDKIKCPCRKCRNRWAMAVEIVKDHIYVDGFDPVYVNLPWVEHGEQLPQLEAINIAAPFEPQHPTIVGDIPDMLHDAFGIHDNDYVPDIEVDDFSNEDPCLTPDAAKFYKLMSEADMDLFPGARKKMIDFLVRYYQLKSLHGWSDVSFTEALKLLKASFPESENLPASFYKTKKLVKDLGLLYEKIDACPNDCMLFWKEHFAETICSICGASRYNPRPTEDGATGKLRSAKVLPYFPLGPRLQRLYMSRHTSESMTWHSTKRTKDGKLRHPADSPAWSKLDEMYPNFGNESRNVRLGLASDGFNPFGNMSTSHSTWPVVMTVYNLPPWLCMKQPYIMLSLLIPGPKGPGNDIDIYLQPLVEELKNLWHEGIKTYDAFTNSTFTMRAAVLWTISDFPAYAMLSGYSTKGYKACPICMEETDSTRLHNGKKECFMGHRRWLDEDHQYRGWRNNFNGFPEHRDRPKLMTGSDCLRDISGLKFQYGKGTKSPLTRKRSRSKGVPEPYKGNWRKISIFFDLPYWEHLLLRHNLDVMHIEKNVTDSVVGTLLGMKWKNKDSAKAREDMVLLNVKHGLHPITPGGYPPAIFNLKNVEKSTICKVLASIHPPDGFSSNVSNCVRIEERTLVGLKSHDSHILMQYLFPIAIRRAISHKVLVTVLLKLSSFFKHLCSKVGSVEYFTNLSSEIAITLCTLESIMPPAFFDIMEHLPIHLADEAAIAGPVHYRWMYPIERYNHSTI; encoded by the coding sequence ATGGACAGAGAATGGGTTTTTCTTGATCGTGATTGTGATGAATATGAACAAGGACGAGACGCATTCATCAATTATTCATTACAGTATTCTTCATTCCCAGACAAAATCAAATGCCCTTGTCGAAAGTGCCGCAACAGATGGGCAATGGCCGTGGAAATTGTTAAAGACCATATTTATGTTGACGGCTTTGATCCGGTCTATGTTAATTTGCCATGGGTAGAGCATGGTGAGCAGTTACCGCAATTAGAAGCAATCAATATTGCCGCACCATTTGAGCCACAACATCCCACCATAGTTGGTGATATACCAGACATGTTACACGATGCTTTTGGCATTCATGATAATGACTATGTCCCAGATATAGAAGTTGATGATTTTTCCAATGAAGATCCTTGTCTAACACCTGATGCAGCCAAATTTTACAAGCTAATGAGTGAAGCTGATATGGATTTGTTCCCTGGTGCTCGTAAAAAAATGATTGACTTCTTGGTCAGGTACTATCAACTTAAGTCTTTGCATGGATGGAGTGATGTTTCATTCACAGAGGCATTGAAGTTGTTGAAGGCTTCTTTCCCTGAAAGTGAGAACCTCCCTGCTAGTTTTTATAAAACTAAGAAGTTGGTGAAAGACCTTGGGTTGTTGTATGAAAAGATAGATGCATGTCCAAATGACTGCATGTTGTTTTGGAAAGAACATTTTGCTGAGACAATTTGTAGTATTTGTGGGGCAAGTCGGTACAACCCGAGGCCTACTGAAGATGGAGCAACTGGTAAACTAAGATCAGCAAAGGTACTTCCTTATTTTCCGTTGGGACCTAGATTGCAGCGGTTGTATATGTCTCGGCACACATCAGAGTCAATGACATGGCATTCTACTAAACGTACTAAAGATGGGAAACTCCGTCATCCAGCAGATTCTCCTGCTTGGTCCAAGTTAGATGAGATGTATCCAAACTTTGGAAATGAGAGTCGTAATGTACGTTTGGGGTTGGCAAGTGATGGGTTCAATCCATTTGGAAATATGAGTACTTCACATAGCACTTGGCCGGTTGTCATGACAGTTTATAATCTTCCTCCTTGGTTGTGCATGAAGCAACCTTACATCATGCTATCTTTGCTTATTCCTGGACCTAAAGGGCCTGGTAATGATATCGATATTTATTTGCAACCTCTAGTGGAAGAGCTGAAGAATTTGTGGCATGAAGGTATTAAAACATATGATGCTTTCACAAATAGTACATTTACAATGCGTGCAGCTGTATTATGGACTATAAGTGATTTTCCGGCGTATGCCATGTTGTCTGGTTATAGTACGAAGGGTTATAAGGCTTGTCCTATTTGTATGGAAGAAACTGATTCCACCAGATTGCATAATGGGAAGAAGGAATGTTTTATGGGTCATCGACGATGGTTAGATGAAGACCATCAATATCGTGGTTGGCGAAACAACTTTAATGGTTTCCCTGAGCATCGCGACCGACCAAAGCTAATGACAGGGTCTGATTGCCTTAGAGATATAAGCGGTTTGAAGTTTCAATATGGGAAGGGAACAAAATCTCCTCTGACTCGAAAGCGATCACGTTCGAAAGGTGTGCCTGAGCCGTACAAAGGGAATTGGAGGAAGATTAGTATATTTTTTGATCTGCCATATTGGGAGCATTTGTTGCTACGTCACAACCTCGATGTTATGCATATCGAAAAAAATGTAACAGATAGTGTGGTTGGGACATTGCTTGGGATGAAATGGAAGAATAAGGATAGTGCAAAAGCTCGTGAGGACATGGTACTTCTGAATGTTAAGCACGGTCTTCACCCAATAACACCAGGAGGATATCCTCCTGCAATTTTCAACTTAAAAAATGTTGAGAAGTCCACAATATGCAAGGTGCTAGCTTCAATACATCCACCAGATGGGTTTAGCTCAAATGTTAGTAATTGTGTGCGCATTGAAGAAAGGACTTTGGTGGGACTTAAAAGTCATGACAGTCACATTCTAATGCAATATCTTTTTCCTATTGCCATTCGTCGAGCCATTAGTCATAAGGTCTTAGTCACGGTGCTACTTAAACTAAGTTCATTTTTCAAACACTTATGCAGCAAGGTGGGATCAGTTGAATATTTTACCAATTTGTCTTCTGAAATTGCTATAACACTTTGCACCCTGGAGTCTATCATGCCACCTGCATTTTTTGACATCATGGAACATCTTCCGATTCATTTGGCTGACGAGGCTGCTATAGCTGGACCGGTTCATTATCGTTGGATGTATCCCATTGAAAGGTACAACCATTCTACTATTTAG
- the LOC112184459 gene encoding uncharacterized protein LOC112184459: MEGFNGDEDNILEQLGLDNLTEDLGNIVENRKRQRNDNEDDELNGVNGDDNGRGKNIIKWGRNGVRENVLWDDGGAPIWPTQKCGEFSRYLGYLASDGGLYPIDVPSFTEFKKGDNHDRMWEKVQGTIDWSNPETEKRKFTIRKYVIDIINDRWRHHKHILKKKFWEPYQNSPSRFVCSDNTVDSGQWERFVTRLEKAETKVWETHKNLYL; encoded by the exons ATGGAGGGAtttaatggtgatgaagataatATCCTTGAGCAATTAGGCTTGGACAATTTGACAGAAGATCTTGGGAATATTGTTGAGAACCGAAAACGACAGCGTAATGATAATGAAGATGATGAGTTAAACGGAGTCAATGGGGATGATAATGGAAGAGGAAAGAACATAATCAAATGGGGTAGGAACGGAGTGAGGGAAAATGTTTTGTGGGATGATGGGGGTGCTCCAATATGGCCAACACAGAAGTGTGGGGAGTTTTCTCGCTACCTTGGATATTTGGCAAGTGATGGTGGACTGTATCCTATCGATGTGCCATCCTTCACTGAATTTAAAAAGGGAGATAACCATGATAGGATGTGGGAAAAGGTTCAG GGAACTATTGATTGGTCCAATCCAgagacagaaaaaagaaaattcacaATTAGGAAGTATGTAATAGACATTATCAATGACCGTTGGAGACATCATAAGCATatactgaagaagaaattttggGAACCTTATCAGAATTCTCCTTCAAGGTTCGTGTGCAGCGACAATACTGTTGACAGCGGTCAATGGGAAAGGTTTGTGACCAGGTTGGAAAAGGCAGAGACAAAGGTTTGGGAAACTCATAAAAACTTATATCTGTGA
- the LOC112184458 gene encoding xyloglucan endotransglucosylase/hydrolase 2 — MSSSKVSVMLCLSAVLLNSFMVMAAAGNFYEDFDITFGEQRAKILNGGQLLTLDLDQYSGSGFKSKNEYLFGRIDMQIKLVAGNSAGTVTAYYLSSQGPTHDEIDFEFLGNSSGEPYTLHTNVFSQGKGSREQQFHLWFDPTNAFHTYSLVWNSQRIIFLVDNIPIRVFNNLESVGVPFPKNQPMRIYSSLWNADDWATQGGRVKTDWTHAPFTASYRNFKANACVAGSSSSSCGVSTTASTNSLTDEQSAWQNQGLDAAGRNRIRWVQQKFMVYNYCSDLKRFPQGLPVECTRSRF, encoded by the exons ATGTCTTCCTCTAAGGTCTCAGTGATGCTTTGCCTTTCTGCAGTGTTGTTAAATTCTTTCATGGTCATGGCTGCAGCCGGTAATTTCTATGAAGACTTTGACATCACATTCGGCGAACAACGTGCTAAGATTCTCAACGGAGGACAACTTCTCACACTCGACCTCGACCAGTATTCCGGATCTGGTTTCAAGTCCAAGAATGAGTACTTGTTTGGAAGGATCGACATGCAAATCAAACTTGTTGCTGGCAACTCGGCTGGCACTGTCACTGCATATTAT TTGTCTTCTCAAGGTCCAACTCATGATGAAATCGACTTCGAGTTTTTGGGGAACTCTTCTGGTGAACCCTACACTCTCCACACCAATGTGTTCAGCCAGGGGAAAGGGAGCAGAGAACAACAATTCCATCTTTGGTTTGATCCTACAAACGCCTTCCACACCTACTCGCTTGTCTGGAACAGCCAACGCATTAT ATTCTTGGTGGATAATATTCCAATTAGAGTGTTCAACAACTTGGAGTCAGTTGGTGTTCCATTCCCCAAAAACCAACCGATGAGGATTTACTCGAGTCTATGGAATGCTGATGACTGGGCTACACAAGGTGGGCGTGTGAAGACTGATTGGACTCATGCTCCTTTCACTGCCTCTTACAGAAACTTCAAGGCCAATGCTTGCGTCGCTGGCTCATCGTCATCATCATGCGGTGTCTCCACTACTGCTTCAACTAATTCCTTAACTGATGAACAGAGTGCATGGCAGAATCAAGGTCTAGATGCCGCAGGCCGAAACAGGATTCGATGGGTGCAGCAGAAGTTCATGGTCTACAACTACTGTTCTGACCTAAAACGATTTCCCCAAGGTCTTCCGGTAGAATGTACACGATCAAGGTTCTAG
- the LOC112189543 gene encoding xyloglucan endotransglucosylase/hydrolase protein 15, translating into MSSSKVSMMLLMLSLASSSYLLMATSSAGDFFRDIDVTFGDQRAKIIDGGQLLTLSLDKISGSGFKSKNEYLFGRIDMQIKLVPGNAAGTVTTYYLSSEGLTHDEIDFEFLGNSTGNPYTVHTNVFSQGKGGREQQFHLWFDPTKAFHTYSILWNTHRIIFFVDNIPIRVFDNLESIGVPFPKKQPMRIYSSLWNADDWATQGGLVKTDWAQAPFTASYRNLKANACLAGSSSSSSCVSTTAEDKSWQNQALDAAGRKRLRWVQKKFMVYNYCSDRKRFPQGFPLECKRSRF; encoded by the exons ATGTCTTCTTCTAAGGTCTCCATGATGCTTCTAATGCTTTCTCTGGCCTCAAGTAGTTATCTGTTAATGGCTACCTCATCAGCTGGTGATTTCTTCCGAGACATTGATGTTACTTTTGGCGATCAACGTGCTAAGATAATCGATGGAGGACAACTACTCACGCTCAGCCTTGACAAGATTTCTGGGTCTGGCTTCAAGTCTAAGAATGAGTACTTGTTTGGTAGGATCGACATGCAAATAAAGCTCGTGCCTGGTAACGCAGCTGGCACTGTCACCACATACTAT TTATCTTCTGAAGGTCTAACTCACGATGAGATTGATTTTGAGTTTCTGGGCAACTCAACTGGAAATCCTTACACTGTCCACACCAATGTGTTCAGTCAGGGCAAAGGGGGAAGAGAGCAACAATTCCATCTTTGGTTTGATCCCACAAAAGCCTTCCACACTTACTCCATTCTTTGGAACACCCACCGCATTAT ATTTTTCGTGGACAACATTCCAATTAGGGTGTTCGACAATTTGGAATCAATTGGGGTTCCATTCCCcaaaaagcaaccaatgaggatttacTCAAGTTTGTGGAATGCTGACGACTGGGCAACACAAGGTGGTCTTGTGAAGACAGACTGGGCACAAGCTCCTTTCACTGCCTCTTACAGGAACTTAAAGGCCAATGCTTGTCTTGCTGGCTCATCATCGTCATCTAGTTGTGTCTCCACTACGGCAGAGGACAAATCATGGCAGAACCAAGCGCTTGATGCTGCAGGTAGAAAGAGGCTTCGATGGGTGCAAAAGAAGTTCATGGTTTACAACTACTGTTCTGATCGTAAACGATTCCCGCAAGGTTTTCCACTGGAATGCAAGCGGTCAAGGTTCTAG